From a single Alloactinosynnema sp. L-07 genomic region:
- a CDS encoding NAD+ synthase codes for MPVLRIGLAQVNSTVGDLDGNARLIVDWTRRAARDGAQVVVFPEMMLTGYPVEDLCLRRSFARASQKAVDGLAGRLADAGCGGVLVYVGYLDRDEEGPRNAVAALFGGVVVARQFKHHLPNFGVFDEHRHFQPGRTLEVLRLHGVDIGLAVCQDLWEDGGPVAALGQAGVDVVVSPNASPYERSKDDVRLPLVTRRAAEAGAPLVYVNQVGGQDDLVFDGDSFVVTPDGVLRARAQQFVEDLLLVDLDLPVGVHDAQGEFHGLRLRRQVLSSGPPPRSEPPTGPVISEPLSDEAEMWAALVVGLRDYVVKNGFSSVVLGLSGGIDSAVTAAIAVDALGPDAVFGVSMPSAYSSTHSRSDAEELARRLGCHFRTEPIADPVRVYVDQLGLTGVAEENVQARVRGMLLMALSNQDGHLVLATGNKTELAVGYSTLYGDAVGGFAPIKDVFKTEVWRLARWRNAEAEKHGHTPPIPENSITKPPSAELRPDQLDTDSLPDYQVLDDILEHYVHRDRDRDRADLLAAGFDHAVVDQVMRMVDRAEYKRRQYPPGTKITGKAFGRDRRLPITNDWATPGRRSGHQAEHIA; via the coding sequence ATGCCTGTCTTGCGGATCGGACTCGCCCAGGTCAACTCGACCGTGGGTGACCTGGACGGCAATGCCCGGCTGATCGTCGACTGGACGCGGCGCGCCGCCCGTGACGGGGCGCAGGTGGTCGTGTTTCCGGAGATGATGCTGACCGGCTATCCGGTGGAGGACCTGTGCTTGCGCCGCTCGTTCGCCCGAGCGTCGCAGAAGGCCGTCGACGGGCTGGCGGGCCGGCTGGCCGACGCCGGCTGTGGCGGGGTGCTCGTGTACGTCGGCTACCTGGACCGTGATGAGGAGGGGCCGCGCAACGCTGTTGCGGCGTTGTTCGGTGGCGTGGTGGTGGCCCGGCAGTTCAAGCACCACCTGCCCAACTTCGGCGTGTTCGACGAGCACCGCCACTTCCAGCCCGGTCGCACGCTGGAAGTGCTGCGCCTGCACGGCGTGGACATCGGCCTGGCCGTGTGCCAGGATCTGTGGGAGGACGGCGGCCCGGTCGCGGCCCTCGGCCAGGCCGGTGTGGACGTGGTTGTCTCGCCGAACGCCTCGCCCTACGAACGGTCCAAAGACGACGTCCGCCTGCCGCTCGTGACCCGGCGCGCTGCCGAGGCCGGTGCTCCGCTGGTCTACGTCAACCAGGTCGGCGGCCAGGACGACCTGGTGTTCGACGGCGACTCCTTCGTCGTCACGCCGGACGGTGTCCTGCGTGCCCGCGCCCAACAGTTCGTCGAGGACCTGCTGCTGGTCGATCTCGATCTGCCCGTGGGAGTGCACGACGCTCAGGGCGAGTTCCACGGACTGCGGCTACGGCGACAGGTCCTGAGCAGCGGGCCGCCACCGCGGTCCGAGCCGCCGACCGGGCCGGTCATCAGCGAACCGTTGTCCGACGAGGCCGAGATGTGGGCCGCGCTGGTCGTGGGCCTGCGCGACTACGTGGTCAAGAACGGATTCTCCTCGGTGGTGCTGGGCCTGTCCGGAGGCATCGACTCGGCGGTGACCGCGGCCATCGCGGTGGACGCGCTCGGCCCCGACGCGGTATTCGGGGTCTCGATGCCGTCGGCGTACTCCTCGACCCACTCCCGGTCGGACGCGGAGGAGCTGGCCCGCAGGCTCGGCTGCCACTTCCGGACCGAGCCGATCGCCGACCCGGTGCGCGTCTACGTCGACCAGCTCGGCCTGACCGGAGTCGCGGAGGAGAACGTGCAGGCCCGTGTGCGAGGCATGCTGCTCATGGCCTTGTCCAATCAAGATGGTCACCTCGTGTTGGCCACCGGCAACAAGACCGAACTCGCCGTCGGCTACTCCACCCTCTACGGCGACGCGGTCGGCGGCTTCGCGCCGATCAAGGACGTGTTCAAGACCGAGGTGTGGCGGCTGGCCCGGTGGCGCAACGCCGAAGCCGAGAAGCACGGCCACACCCCACCCATCCCCGAGAACTCCATCACCAAGCCGCCGTCGGCCGAACTGCGCCCCGACCAGCTGGACACCGACTCGCTGCCCGACTACCAGGTGCTGGACGACATCCTGGAGCACTACGTCCACCGCGACCGCGACCGCGACCGCGCCGACCTGCTCGCCGCGGGCTTCGACCACGCGGTGGTCGACCAGGTGATGCGCATGGTGGACCGCGCCGAGTACAAGCGCCGTCAGTACCCGCCCGGTACCAAGATCACCGGGAAGGCGTTCGGGCGTGACCGCAGACTGCCCATCACCAACGACTGGGCAACGCCCGGACGGCGATCCGGCCATCAGGCCGAGCACATCGCGTGA
- the lnt gene encoding apolipoprotein N-acyltransferase, with amino-acid sequence MTAPMSTHMSHAEETPVDVRTAARRRRRGAVLARVVLAVASGVLLYLSFQPRPLWWLAPLGFAGLFWVLSGRGARAGFGYGLLAGLGWMVPLLWWTGEFVGPIAAIPLAVLQAALVGVATAGIAVVTRLPAAPVWAALLWVAGETLRALVPFGGFPWAKIAFSQPEGGYLSLAALGGTPLVAFAVSVTGFGAAQLARRCVAGRDRRPARLAVPLLAAVVPLTAGWAVGPLVGVAPEAGEVTVAVVQGNVPRAGLDFNAQRRAVLDNHVRRTVELAEEVRAGQVRRPDLVIWPENSSDIDPYRNPDAFAAIDRAAKAIGAPIAVGAVLGGDTDRPRNTAILWDPQRGPIEEYTKRRLQPFGETMPLRSFFRIFSDKVDRAGRFVPGTDPRVFAMSKARVGIAMCYEVAFDAAVRDSVTAGATLLAVPSNNATFGFTEMTYQQLAMDRLRAVEHGRAVVVATTSGVSAIIRPDGTVAQRTSLFTPAALVETVPLRTSVTVADRLGALPEWIMVVAGMAGLAGAWSRRRRQAPV; translated from the coding sequence GTGACCGCGCCGATGTCCACCCACATGAGCCACGCCGAGGAGACGCCGGTCGACGTTCGTACCGCGGCGCGCCGACGGCGGCGTGGTGCGGTGCTTGCGCGTGTGGTGCTCGCCGTGGCGTCGGGAGTGCTGCTCTACCTGAGTTTCCAGCCCCGGCCGTTGTGGTGGCTCGCGCCGCTGGGGTTCGCCGGGCTGTTCTGGGTGCTGTCCGGGCGTGGTGCGCGGGCGGGTTTCGGCTACGGGTTGCTCGCCGGGCTGGGCTGGATGGTGCCGCTGCTGTGGTGGACGGGCGAGTTCGTCGGTCCGATCGCCGCGATCCCGCTCGCGGTGCTGCAGGCCGCGCTGGTCGGCGTGGCGACGGCGGGCATCGCGGTGGTGACACGGCTGCCGGCCGCGCCGGTGTGGGCGGCGCTGCTGTGGGTGGCGGGCGAGACGCTGCGGGCGCTGGTGCCGTTCGGAGGGTTTCCCTGGGCGAAGATCGCGTTCAGCCAGCCGGAGGGCGGATACCTGTCGTTGGCCGCGCTGGGCGGCACCCCGCTGGTCGCCTTCGCGGTGTCGGTGACCGGGTTCGGCGCCGCGCAACTGGCGCGCCGGTGCGTGGCAGGACGGGACCGGCGCCCGGCCCGGCTCGCCGTGCCGCTGCTGGCCGCGGTGGTCCCGCTCACGGCGGGCTGGGCGGTGGGCCCGCTGGTGGGTGTAGCGCCCGAGGCCGGTGAGGTGACGGTCGCGGTGGTGCAGGGCAATGTGCCCAGGGCCGGGCTGGACTTCAACGCCCAGCGCCGCGCGGTGCTGGACAACCACGTCCGGCGCACCGTCGAACTCGCCGAGGAGGTGCGGGCGGGCCAGGTGCGTCGGCCGGACCTGGTGATCTGGCCGGAGAACTCCTCCGACATCGACCCCTACCGCAACCCCGACGCCTTCGCCGCGATCGACCGCGCGGCCAAGGCCATCGGCGCGCCGATCGCCGTCGGCGCGGTGCTCGGCGGGGACACCGACCGGCCACGCAACACCGCGATCCTGTGGGATCCGCAGCGCGGACCGATCGAGGAGTACACCAAGCGCCGGTTGCAGCCCTTCGGCGAGACCATGCCGCTGCGGTCGTTCTTCCGGATCTTCAGCGACAAGGTCGACCGGGCCGGGCGGTTCGTCCCCGGCACGGATCCGCGCGTGTTCGCCATGTCCAAAGCGCGGGTGGGGATCGCGATGTGCTACGAGGTCGCCTTCGACGCGGCCGTCCGCGACTCGGTGACGGCCGGGGCCACGCTGCTCGCGGTGCCCAGCAACAACGCCACGTTCGGGTTCACCGAGATGACCTACCAGCAGCTCGCCATGGACCGCCTGCGCGCGGTCGAGCACGGCCGCGCGGTGGTCGTGGCAACCACGAGCGGCGTCAGCGCGATCATCCGGCCCGACGGCACCGTCGCGCAACGCACCTCGCTGTTCACCCCGGCCGCGCTGGTCGAGACGGTGCCGCTGCGCACCAGCGTCACGGTCGCCGACCGATTGGGGGCTCTTCCGGAATGGATCATGGTCGTCGCGGGGATGGCCGGGCTGGCCGGCGCCTGGTCGAGACGGCGGCGGCAGGCGCCCGTGTAG
- a CDS encoding TlpA disulfide reductase family protein, whose amino-acid sequence MTTARRWVIGLVVLVVAVVVAVWPRQGTEPAQHVPTAARDGVGRDLAAARAAAGLRPCPASATGGAVSGPLTNVRATCLGDGTDIDLGSTLAGRPALVNVWATWCQPCREELPVLEAYAASAGAVSVLGVQVRSDSADGLDMLAGLGVRVASVHDTTGAVAAALRLPAYLPVSYVVLPDGTVHRVEPPTPFRTVEQVRDTVDRYLSTGA is encoded by the coding sequence ATGACAACCGCACGTCGGTGGGTGATCGGGCTGGTCGTGTTGGTCGTCGCCGTCGTGGTCGCCGTGTGGCCGCGCCAGGGCACCGAGCCTGCGCAGCACGTCCCGACAGCCGCGCGCGACGGTGTGGGTCGTGATCTGGCTGCCGCACGGGCCGCAGCGGGCCTGCGGCCGTGTCCCGCGTCCGCTACCGGTGGCGCGGTGTCGGGACCGTTGACCAATGTGCGCGCCACGTGCCTGGGCGACGGCACGGACATCGACCTCGGCTCGACGCTGGCGGGCCGTCCGGCGTTGGTCAACGTGTGGGCGACGTGGTGTCAGCCGTGCCGGGAGGAACTGCCGGTGCTGGAGGCGTACGCGGCCTCGGCCGGTGCCGTGAGCGTGCTGGGGGTGCAGGTGCGCAGTGATTCCGCCGACGGCCTGGACATGCTCGCCGGCCTCGGTGTGCGGGTGGCGTCGGTGCACGACACCACCGGCGCCGTGGCCGCGGCTCTGCGGCTGCCCGCCTACCTGCCCGTCAGCTACGTGGTACTGCCGGACGGCACGGTCCACCGGGTCGAGCCGCCCACACCGTTCCGCACCGTCGAGCAGGTTCGCGACACGGTGGACCGTTATCTGAGCACAGGAGCGTGA
- a CDS encoding vitamin K epoxide reductase family protein, with the protein MSTTIEPQPQAAVFTTRLLPWILTIGGAVGLAAALVLTVEKIALLTTPDYVPSCSIDPILSCGSIMRTGQAEVFGFPNPLLGIAGFAVVVTVGVVLFAGARLPGWFWLGLQAGTLFGVVFVHWLVYQSLYVIGALCPYCMAVWAVVIPIFWYTTVHNLRDGHLPAPRRVVAVLAGYHTVVLILWYLLIGLAVLQAFWDYWLTVI; encoded by the coding sequence GTGAGCACCACCATCGAGCCACAGCCACAGGCGGCCGTGTTCACCACACGACTGCTGCCCTGGATCCTGACGATCGGCGGTGCCGTCGGCCTGGCTGCCGCGCTGGTGCTCACGGTCGAGAAGATCGCCCTGCTCACCACGCCCGACTACGTGCCCTCGTGCAGCATCGACCCGATCCTGAGCTGTGGCTCGATCATGCGCACCGGTCAGGCGGAGGTGTTCGGCTTTCCCAATCCGCTGTTGGGTATCGCCGGGTTCGCCGTGGTCGTCACGGTCGGGGTGGTGCTGTTCGCCGGGGCACGGCTACCGGGGTGGTTCTGGCTCGGTCTGCAGGCCGGCACGTTGTTCGGCGTGGTGTTCGTGCACTGGCTGGTCTACCAGAGCCTGTACGTCATCGGCGCGCTGTGCCCGTACTGCATGGCCGTGTGGGCGGTCGTGATCCCGATCTTCTGGTACACCACCGTGCACAACCTGCGCGACGGTCACCTGCCGGCCCCGCGTCGCGTGGTCGCCGTGCTGGCCGGATATCACACGGTGGTGCTCATCCTGTGGTATCTGCTGATCGGTCTGGCCGTGCTCCAGGCGTTCTGGGACTACTGGCTCACCGTGATCTAG
- a CDS encoding thioredoxin domain-containing protein, with the protein MTRNAKVSVTVVAVVVAVVGALLLLNRPERGYSPEEAGAAPPTAPASVLVRPDSHKLSEATDGKVTIVEFLDLECEACGAAFPGVERLRAEYGDRVTFVMRYFPIPSHRNAELAARAVEAAGQQGKLEPMYRLMYENQPQWGDQQVSHRDTFLGFARELGLDLPRFEAALDDPATIARVRKDRDDGTTLGVRGTPTFFVNGVKFPGAPTYEALKAAIERQLAKK; encoded by the coding sequence GTGACGCGGAATGCGAAAGTCTCGGTGACCGTCGTCGCCGTCGTAGTGGCGGTGGTCGGAGCACTGCTTCTGCTCAATCGCCCGGAACGCGGGTACTCGCCCGAGGAGGCCGGTGCGGCGCCGCCGACCGCTCCGGCCTCGGTGCTGGTCCGTCCGGACAGTCACAAGCTGTCCGAGGCGACCGACGGCAAGGTCACCATTGTGGAGTTCCTGGATCTGGAGTGCGAGGCGTGCGGCGCGGCCTTTCCCGGTGTGGAGAGGCTGCGCGCCGAGTACGGCGACCGGGTCACGTTCGTGATGCGGTACTTCCCGATTCCCAGTCACCGCAACGCGGAGCTGGCCGCCCGCGCGGTGGAGGCCGCAGGGCAGCAGGGCAAGCTGGAACCGATGTACCGGCTGATGTACGAGAACCAGCCGCAGTGGGGTGACCAGCAGGTCTCTCATCGGGACACCTTCCTCGGGTTCGCCCGCGAACTGGGTCTGGACCTGCCGCGGTTCGAGGCCGCCCTGGACGACCCCGCCACGATCGCGCGGGTGCGCAAGGACCGCGACGACGGCACCACTCTCGGCGTGCGGGGCACGCCGACGTTTTTCGTCAACGGCGTCAAGTTCCCGGGCGCGCCCACCTACGAGGCGCTCAAGGCCGCGATCGAACGGCAACTGGCGAAGAAGTGA
- a CDS encoding cytochrome c biogenesis CcdA family protein, with the protein MNPTDLAISGPLLLAAVVALAAGTISFASPCCIPLVPGYLAYLAGLVGADAPAVDGDETSAGRRTDRWRVAGAALLFVLGFTVVFGAAVLSVLGVSDALLANEQLLQRIGGVVTIAMGLAFLGFIPALQREVRLKHRPRRGLWGAPVLGAVFGLGWTPCLGPTLAGVIALASGTQAGPTVWRGVLLVLAYCVGLGLPFVLLAVSARWAVTTAGWLRRHTRAVQLTGGVLLLAVGALLVTGLWGELVALLRGPIAGFTTPL; encoded by the coding sequence GTGAACCCGACCGATCTGGCGATCTCCGGGCCGCTGCTGCTGGCCGCGGTCGTGGCGCTCGCCGCCGGCACCATCTCCTTCGCCTCCCCGTGCTGCATCCCGCTGGTGCCCGGCTACCTGGCGTATCTGGCCGGGTTGGTCGGCGCGGACGCCCCGGCTGTCGACGGCGACGAGACATCGGCCGGGCGCCGCACGGACCGGTGGCGGGTGGCCGGGGCGGCGCTGCTGTTCGTGCTCGGGTTCACCGTGGTGTTCGGCGCGGCGGTGCTCAGCGTGCTGGGCGTGTCGGACGCGTTGCTGGCCAACGAGCAACTGCTGCAACGCATCGGTGGCGTCGTCACCATCGCGATGGGGCTGGCGTTCCTCGGGTTCATTCCCGCGCTGCAACGCGAGGTGCGGCTCAAGCATCGGCCGCGACGGGGGCTGTGGGGTGCACCGGTGCTCGGCGCGGTGTTCGGGCTGGGCTGGACACCGTGCCTGGGGCCGACGCTGGCCGGAGTGATCGCGCTGGCCAGCGGCACGCAGGCGGGGCCGACGGTGTGGCGCGGTGTGCTGCTGGTGCTGGCCTACTGCGTCGGGCTCGGGCTGCCGTTCGTGCTGCTCGCCGTCAGCGCCCGATGGGCGGTCACCACCGCCGGCTGGCTGCGTCGGCACACCCGGGCGGTACAGCTCACCGGCGGCGTGCTGCTGCTGGCCGTCGGGGCGCTGCTGGTGACCGGCTTGTGGGGTGAGCTCGTCGCCCTGCTGCGTGGGCCCATCGCCGGCTTCACCACGCCCCTGTGA
- a CDS encoding TlpA disulfide reductase family protein, with protein sequence MLAVTACSSGKDAVVTGSSFEFVAPGGQTKIFYDPPEQRGKIAEMVGDNLAEPGRELKLSDYAGEVVVLNVWASWCGPCRAEADDLERVYAQTKESGVQFLGVNARDDRSAAQDFVTNFQVGYPSFYDPSGRTMLALKGFPRSVVPSTIILDRQHRVAAVFLIALLDSDLLPVVERIAAEPSQAGGGA encoded by the coding sequence ATGCTGGCGGTGACCGCGTGCAGTTCCGGTAAGGACGCTGTGGTCACCGGCAGTAGCTTCGAGTTCGTCGCCCCCGGCGGACAGACCAAGATCTTCTACGACCCGCCCGAGCAGCGCGGGAAGATCGCGGAGATGGTCGGCGACAACCTCGCTGAGCCCGGCCGCGAGCTGAAGCTGTCCGACTACGCCGGCGAGGTGGTGGTCCTCAACGTCTGGGCCTCGTGGTGCGGCCCGTGCCGGGCGGAGGCCGACGACTTGGAACGGGTGTACGCCCAGACCAAGGAGTCCGGCGTGCAGTTCCTCGGTGTCAACGCGCGCGACGACCGCAGTGCGGCGCAGGATTTCGTGACCAACTTCCAGGTCGGCTACCCGTCGTTCTATGACCCGTCGGGTCGCACCATGCTGGCGCTCAAGGGCTTCCCTCGCAGCGTGGTGCCCTCCACGATCATTCTGGACCGGCAGCACCGGGTGGCGGCGGTGTTCCTGATCGCATTGCTGGACAGTGACCTGCTGCCGGTCGTCGAGCGGATCGCCGCCGAGCCCTCCCAGGCGGGGGGTGGGGCGTGA
- a CDS encoding class I SAM-dependent methyltransferase, with product MLMNKAETALVNSPPRRWLQRFYEIQVLLRFGGRLPPGARALEIGCGSQLVLERFGAASVDAVDLDPAMIERAGGRLARYGDRVRLAQGSATDLRAALDAEDGGYDAVFDFGIVHHIPDWRAAIAEVARVLTPGGRFYFEEVTAHALARPIYQRLFEHPAEDRFSAEQFLDELARHGLVVLGSTTRISGDYLLGVAAKPLPGRSDG from the coding sequence ATGTTGATGAACAAGGCGGAGACCGCGCTGGTGAACTCGCCGCCCCGGCGCTGGCTGCAGCGCTTCTATGAAATCCAGGTGCTGTTGCGGTTCGGCGGCCGGTTGCCCCCAGGGGCGCGGGCGCTGGAGATCGGCTGCGGCTCGCAGCTGGTGTTGGAGCGGTTCGGCGCGGCCAGCGTGGACGCCGTGGACCTCGACCCTGCCATGATCGAACGCGCTGGCGGGCGTCTCGCTCGCTACGGAGACCGGGTGCGGCTGGCGCAAGGCAGCGCGACCGATCTGCGTGCGGCGCTGGACGCCGAGGACGGCGGCTATGACGCGGTGTTCGACTTCGGGATCGTCCACCACATCCCGGACTGGCGCGCGGCCATTGCCGAGGTCGCCAGGGTCCTCACGCCGGGCGGCCGGTTCTACTTCGAGGAGGTCACGGCCCACGCCCTGGCCCGGCCTATCTACCAGCGGCTGTTCGAGCACCCGGCTGAGGACCGGTTCAGCGCCGAGCAGTTCCTCGACGAACTGGCCCGCCACGGGCTCGTGGTGCTCGGGTCGACCACTCGGATCTCCGGCGACTACCTGCTCGGCGTGGCCGCCAAACCCCTGCCGGGCAGGAGCGACGGGTGA
- a CDS encoding isoprenylcysteine carboxylmethyltransferase family protein, whose amino-acid sequence MALAALALFVVFMLLAGGVRTLIQRRRTGDTGNRRRWAARGSLEWWGLAVADLGYLTVGVGAPVAALAGMPPLAVVDHPVRHGVGVVLAVFGILATFGAQLALGASWRIGVDQTEHTALVTSGPFRLVRNPVFAAAAIVFLGLALMVPNPMAIAGLAVVLLGIEIQVRLVEEPFLCSVHGATYTDYASRVGRFLPGLGRLREPNTFNASE is encoded by the coding sequence ATGGCGCTCGCCGCCTTGGCGCTGTTCGTCGTTTTCATGCTGCTCGCCGGCGGCGTGCGCACGCTGATCCAGCGTCGCCGCACCGGCGACACCGGCAACCGGCGGAGGTGGGCGGCACGCGGCTCGCTGGAGTGGTGGGGGCTTGCCGTGGCCGACCTTGGCTACCTGACTGTCGGTGTCGGTGCGCCAGTCGCTGCCCTGGCCGGCATGCCGCCGCTTGCCGTCGTTGACCACCCGGTTAGGCACGGTGTGGGCGTGGTGCTCGCGGTATTCGGCATCCTCGCGACCTTCGGCGCCCAGCTGGCGTTGGGCGCCTCCTGGCGGATCGGGGTCGACCAGACCGAACACACCGCGCTAGTGACCAGCGGACCATTCCGGCTGGTGCGCAATCCGGTCTTCGCCGCCGCGGCCATCGTGTTCCTGGGATTGGCGTTGATGGTGCCCAACCCCATGGCGATCGCGGGCCTTGCGGTCGTGCTCCTCGGAATCGAGATCCAGGTGCGCCTCGTCGAAGAGCCCTTCCTGTGCAGTGTCCACGGCGCCACCTACACCGACTACGCCTCGCGCGTCGGCCGCTTTCTGCCCGGCCTCGGCCGCCTGCGGGAGCCCAACACGTTCAATGCCAGCGAGTGA
- a CDS encoding IS3 family transposase: MRVQYRAICYTQRLAEAGAVASVGGPSRGLDDTEIATVEYIEWYNNRRLHGELGHLPPAEYEALHAMTHPVTATLETN; this comes from the coding sequence GTGAGAGTGCAGTATCGGGCCATCTGCTACACCCAACGTCTCGCCGAGGCTGGCGCGGTCGCATCCGTTGGCGGACCATCGCGCGGTCTGGACGACACCGAGATCGCCACCGTCGAGTACATCGAATGGTACAACAACCGGCGCCTGCACGGCGAACTCGGGCACCTCCCGCCCGCCGAGTACGAGGCACTACACGCGATGACCCACCCGGTCACCGCAACCCTGGAAACCAACTAA
- a CDS encoding LacI family DNA-binding transcriptional regulator produces MSQQPVRRPTLDTVATAVGVSRATVSNAYNRPDQLSAALRERIISTASELGYAGPDPVARSLATRQSGAVVVMLGGGLSAAFTDPALSIVLDSLTSTLDRERALLLLPGTGAGPNPDSVARAQADIAIAYSLPDDSPALAQVSARSLPLVVIDQPALPATARVDIADEAGAAMAARHVRDLGHRRVAILSFALDTDGHRGPVSPDRWRAARFRVTRDRIRGYRGELGQDVPIWEAPCSARDHGREGARWLLTRDPRPTALLCLSDELAMGAIRAATDLGLRVPSDVSIVGFDDTPAAHWADPPLTTVRQDLTEKGRTAAELALSLLDGSRPGPARTLPVTLIERSSTAPV; encoded by the coding sequence GTGAGTCAGCAGCCGGTCCGTCGACCGACCCTGGACACCGTCGCCACCGCGGTCGGAGTGTCCCGGGCGACGGTGTCGAACGCCTACAACCGGCCCGACCAGCTGTCCGCCGCACTGCGCGAGCGGATCATCTCGACGGCGTCGGAGCTGGGCTACGCGGGACCCGACCCGGTCGCCCGCTCGTTGGCGACCCGGCAGAGCGGCGCGGTGGTGGTCATGCTCGGCGGCGGCCTGTCCGCGGCGTTCACCGACCCGGCCCTGTCGATCGTGCTCGACAGCCTGACCTCCACGTTGGACCGCGAGCGCGCGCTACTGCTGCTGCCCGGCACCGGCGCGGGCCCCAACCCGGACAGCGTCGCGCGGGCCCAGGCCGACATCGCGATCGCGTACTCCCTTCCGGACGATTCCCCCGCGCTGGCCCAGGTGTCGGCGCGATCGCTGCCGCTGGTGGTGATCGACCAGCCCGCCCTGCCCGCGACGGCCAGAGTGGACATCGCCGACGAGGCGGGCGCGGCCATGGCCGCCCGACACGTACGCGACCTCGGCCACCGCCGCGTCGCGATCCTGAGTTTCGCGCTGGACACCGATGGCCACCGTGGCCCTGTGTCACCGGACCGATGGCGCGCGGCGCGATTCCGGGTGACCCGCGACCGGATCCGCGGCTACCGAGGCGAACTCGGCCAGGACGTCCCCATCTGGGAAGCCCCGTGCAGCGCGCGCGACCACGGCCGCGAAGGCGCCCGCTGGCTGCTGACCCGCGACCCCCGCCCGACCGCACTGCTGTGCCTTTCGGACGAACTGGCCATGGGCGCCATCCGCGCGGCGACCGACCTGGGCCTGCGCGTCCCGTCCGACGTGTCCATCGTCGGCTTCGACGACACCCCGGCCGCGCACTGGGCCGACCCACCCCTCACCACGGTTCGCCAAGACCTCACCGAGAAGGGCCGCACCGCCGCTGAGCTGGCCTTGAGCCTGCTCGACGGGTCGAGACCGGGACCAGCCCGGACCCTCCCCGTCACCCTGATCGAGAGGTCGTCGACGGCACCGGTGTGA
- a CDS encoding MFS transporter, producing MRSVLVVFAMNGVVFGSWASRIPALAAQVDAAEGTLGLALLGASVGMILVASLTGRLCARYGARVLVGASGLASCLVIPFLGLASNPLTLGLTLVALGASVGMLDVAMNIAAVTVTRRAERALMPIFHAGFSFGGLIGAAGAALAAAVGWSPLPHLTAVAVVVALVLVAVVREVPNERAAQPDATPGPAPTRRPVLWLLAAVALCSAVAEGASADWSALFAADYRGLGESSAAFVYGTFSVAMAVTRLLGERAERRFGPYRLLVAGAVVGGSGLLLATTVPSPVATFAGFGLAGVGLAYAFPVALALTGAAGRRADGTGGEREIGFVTAIAYTGFLAGPPLIGGIAHLSDLALALSFAGIVAALIAPLGHVLRIMAGGIRARSAPGRTAGTATDNQYATVPAARPGTKRITDPTHQDPQDTP from the coding sequence GTGCGGTCCGTGCTTGTCGTCTTCGCCATGAACGGGGTGGTCTTCGGGTCGTGGGCCTCGCGTATCCCCGCCCTCGCCGCCCAGGTCGACGCCGCTGAGGGGACCCTCGGCCTGGCCTTGCTCGGCGCCAGCGTCGGCATGATCCTGGTCGCCTCGCTGACCGGGCGGCTCTGCGCGCGCTACGGCGCCCGCGTACTCGTCGGCGCGTCGGGCCTGGCATCGTGCCTGGTCATCCCGTTCCTCGGCCTCGCGTCGAACCCGCTGACGCTGGGTCTGACCCTGGTCGCGCTCGGCGCGAGCGTGGGCATGCTCGACGTCGCGATGAACATCGCCGCCGTGACTGTCACCCGCCGGGCCGAGCGGGCGCTGATGCCGATCTTCCACGCGGGCTTCAGCTTCGGCGGACTCATCGGCGCGGCCGGTGCCGCGCTCGCCGCCGCCGTTGGCTGGTCACCGCTGCCGCACCTGACCGCGGTCGCCGTCGTCGTGGCTCTCGTCCTCGTCGCGGTCGTGCGGGAAGTGCCCAACGAGCGAGCCGCACAGCCCGACGCGACCCCTGGACCAGCACCGACGCGTCGCCCCGTGCTCTGGCTGCTGGCCGCGGTGGCACTGTGCTCCGCGGTCGCGGAAGGGGCGAGCGCCGACTGGTCGGCACTCTTCGCCGCCGACTACCGCGGCCTCGGCGAGTCGTCCGCGGCGTTCGTCTACGGCACCTTCTCCGTCGCCATGGCGGTCACCCGGCTCCTCGGCGAACGCGCGGAACGCCGCTTCGGCCCGTACCGCCTGCTCGTCGCGGGCGCCGTGGTCGGGGGCTCGGGCCTGCTGCTGGCCACGACCGTCCCGTCCCCGGTCGCCACGTTCGCCGGGTTCGGCCTGGCCGGGGTCGGTCTGGCCTACGCGTTCCCGGTGGCGCTGGCCCTCACGGGCGCCGCGGGCCGCCGCGCGGACGGCACGGGCGGCGAACGCGAGATCGGGTTCGTCACGGCGATCGCCTATACGGGCTTCCTCGCCGGTCCGCCGCTGATCGGCGGCATCGCGCACCTGAGCGACCTCGCCCTCGCGCTCTCCTTCGCCGGGATAGTCGCGGCCCTCATCGCCCCCCTAGGGCATGTCCTGCGGATCATGGCGGGCGGTATCCGCGCCCGCTCGGCCCCTGGCCGCACCGCGGGAACGGCCACGGACAACCAGTACGCGACCGTCCCCGCGGCACGCCCAGGAACCAAGCGGATCACGGATCCCACCCACCAAGATCCACAGGACACCCCCTAG